In one Trichosurus vulpecula isolate mTriVul1 chromosome 8, mTriVul1.pri, whole genome shotgun sequence genomic region, the following are encoded:
- the LOC118829876 gene encoding LOW QUALITY PROTEIN: zinc finger protein ubi-d4-like (The sequence of the model RefSeq protein was modified relative to this genomic sequence to represent the inferred CDS: deleted 1 base in 1 codon; substituted 2 bases at 2 genomic stop codons) encodes MAFLSEESYKDAIEECHSYNARLCAERHQRLPFLDSQTAVAQSNCYLWMEKRHRGPGLAPGQWCSYPSRRWQKKRQVHLSEVPPLSFSSTKPDIEGTPKKEGQISQAGSSSRTSMRTNPGKRAAQDPGANGDRLGGSQITNSGAEKQTLEFQEEDEDRVNDHEEDKTKPKQGKGKAKAKSVSTTSSKXXVLDASILKGTNSLYLLAPVLGPITQWTEKMEEVFERLLVTQPDVFMTIGLDSIGTTDNSLKAGVIKIKKP; translated from the exons ATGGCATTCCTTAGCGAAGAGAGTTACAAAGATGCCATCGAGGAGTGTCACAGTTACAATGCCCGTCTATGTGCCGAGCGCCATCAGCGCCTGCCCTTCCTGGACTCTCAGACTGCAGTGGCCCAGAGCAACTGTTACCTCTGGATGGAAAAGCGACACCGTGGTCCGGGCCTGGCACCGGGCCAGTGGTGTTCCTATCCTTCTCGGCGTTGGCAGAAAAAACGCCAGGTCCACCTTTCTGAAGTTCCGCCGCTCTCCTTCTCATCCACCAAACCAGACATAGAGGGGACtccaaagaaggaaggacaaatttCTCAGGCTGGAAGCAGCTCTAGGACCTCCATGCGCACTAACCCAGGAAAGCGGGCTGCCCAAGACCCCGGAGCTAATGGTGATCGCCTGGGCGGATCTCAGATTACCAACAGCGGGGCAGAGAAACAGACCCTGGAGTTccaggaggaagatgaggaccGGGTGAATGACCATGAGGAAGATAAAACCAAGCCCAAGCAGGGCAAGGGCAAAGCCAAGGCCAAAAGTGTGAGT ACAACCTCCAGTAAGTGATAAGTTCTGGATGCTTCTATCCTAAAGGGGACAAACTCTCT atacttgctagctccTG TGCTAGGCCCCATTACTCAGTggacagagaagatggaagaggtctTTGAGCGGCTACTTGTTACTCAGCCAGATGTGTTCATGACGATTGGTTTAGATTCCATTGGAACCACAGATAACAGCCTTAAAGCTGGTGTGATTAAGATCAAGAAACCTTAA